In Pseudofrankia saprophytica, one genomic interval encodes:
- a CDS encoding enoyl-CoA hydratase/isomerase family protein has translation MADELGAGGLRFERDGALGWLYIDRPHARNAFTPAMYFGIKKAVHLVNSDPDLAALIITGTGDVFAPGGDLAGRSDPGDEQPPNIGAHMLPFLTIRDSTAPVIAAVNGICQAGGLLIAMMSDICVASDRSTFRVPELLRGIPDATYAATLPAHVGIAVARDLLLSARKFDAAEAQRIGLISRVVPHERLREEAVNAARQVLMTPPMARTQVKRMLNERYGFIDYQTMFFALENSPEPREGMRAFMEKRSPEWVPKQFAQDGPL, from the coding sequence GTGGCGGACGAGCTTGGCGCGGGCGGTCTGCGGTTCGAGCGGGACGGCGCCCTCGGGTGGCTGTACATCGACCGGCCGCACGCGCGCAACGCCTTCACCCCGGCCATGTACTTCGGCATCAAGAAGGCCGTGCACCTGGTCAACTCCGACCCGGACCTGGCCGCCCTCATCATCACGGGCACCGGTGACGTCTTCGCCCCCGGCGGTGACCTGGCCGGCCGCAGTGACCCGGGTGACGAGCAGCCCCCGAACATCGGCGCCCACATGCTGCCGTTCCTGACCATCCGCGACAGCACCGCGCCGGTGATCGCGGCCGTCAACGGCATCTGCCAGGCCGGCGGCCTGCTGATCGCGATGATGTCCGACATCTGCGTCGCCAGCGACCGTTCGACCTTCCGGGTGCCCGAGCTGCTGCGCGGGATCCCGGACGCGACCTACGCCGCCACCCTGCCGGCGCACGTCGGCATCGCCGTCGCCCGCGACCTGCTCCTGTCGGCCCGTAAGTTCGACGCGGCCGAGGCGCAGCGGATCGGCCTGATCTCCCGGGTCGTCCCGCACGAGCGGCTGCGCGAGGAGGCGGTCAACGCTGCCAGGCAGGTGCTGATGACGCCGCCGATGGCCCGCACGCAGGTCAAGCGGATGCTCAACGAGCGCTACGGCTTCATCGACTACCAGACGATGTTCTTCGCGCTGGAGAACTCGCCGGAGCCGCGCGAGGGCATGCGCGCCTTCATGGAGAAGCGCTCGCCGGAATGGGTCCCGAAGCAGTTCGCCCAGGACGGGCCGCTGTGA
- a CDS encoding SDR family NAD(P)-dependent oxidoreductase, with translation MRTPAELFDLTGRVAIVTGGSRGIGRAVAEGLATAGADIVIASRKLEACEKAAKEIEVATGRRALPVACHVGSWDDCDRLVETVYAEFGKVDVLVNNAGMSPLYDKLSTVTRELYDKVHAVNASGPFRLSALVGERMAVGDGGSIINVTTAGSLRPGPHDIPYAMAKAGLNALTLGLAGEWAPKVRANLVLPGAFDTDISKAWGEEAQRRAAEMNPMGRIGVPEDLVGVCVFLASDASGYINGAQILADGGLFRTL, from the coding sequence ATGAGGACTCCTGCGGAGCTGTTCGACCTGACTGGCCGGGTCGCGATCGTCACCGGCGGCAGCCGTGGCATCGGCCGGGCGGTGGCCGAGGGCCTGGCGACCGCCGGCGCGGACATCGTCATCGCCAGCCGCAAGCTCGAGGCGTGCGAGAAGGCGGCCAAGGAGATCGAGGTGGCCACCGGCCGGCGCGCGCTTCCCGTCGCCTGTCACGTCGGTAGTTGGGACGACTGCGACCGGCTCGTCGAGACCGTCTACGCCGAGTTCGGCAAGGTCGACGTGCTGGTCAACAACGCCGGCATGTCGCCGCTGTACGACAAGCTCTCCACGGTCACCCGGGAGCTCTACGACAAGGTACACGCCGTCAACGCCAGCGGGCCGTTCCGGTTGTCCGCGCTCGTCGGCGAGCGGATGGCGGTCGGCGACGGCGGATCGATCATCAACGTCACCACCGCCGGCTCGCTGCGGCCCGGCCCGCACGACATTCCCTACGCCATGGCGAAGGCGGGGCTGAACGCGCTCACGCTGGGGCTGGCCGGCGAGTGGGCCCCGAAGGTGCGCGCGAACCTGGTGCTGCCGGGCGCGTTCGACACCGACATCTCCAAGGCATGGGGTGAGGAGGCGCAGCGCCGCGCCGCCGAGATGAACCCGATGGGACGCATCGGCGTCCCGGAGGACCTGGTCGGCGTCTGCGTCTTCCTGGCGAGCGACGCGTCCGGCTACATCAACGGCGCCCAGATCCTCGCCGACGGCGGACTGTTCCGCACACTGTAG
- a CDS encoding TetR/AcrR family transcriptional regulator — MNTSVPATPNEEAGGQVGDDRLDGRPETTPDPEPRDVGDVGDDAAAGRGRRRYDSPLRRERAARTRDRILAAGSELVHEFTTWDWKGLTFRAVAERAGVGERTVYRYFATERELHDAVMRRLGEESGISYEGLSLDGMGPISARLFATLPSYAVTRWSDETPSQPTLVEADAVRREAVIGAVAGPAADWGDEERRMAAAMLDVLWSVPSYQRLLTAWQFDGEQATRAITWAIGELADAIREGRRPPPREPPATA, encoded by the coding sequence ATGAATACCAGCGTCCCGGCAACACCCAATGAGGAGGCGGGCGGGCAGGTGGGTGACGACCGGCTCGACGGGCGACCGGAGACGACGCCCGACCCGGAGCCCCGCGACGTCGGCGACGTCGGCGACGACGCGGCGGCGGGCCGCGGCCGCCGCCGCTACGACAGCCCGCTGCGGCGCGAGCGCGCGGCGCGGACGCGAGATCGCATTCTCGCCGCCGGGTCCGAGCTGGTGCACGAGTTCACCACGTGGGACTGGAAGGGACTGACCTTCCGCGCCGTCGCCGAGCGCGCCGGCGTGGGGGAGCGCACCGTCTACCGGTACTTCGCCACCGAGCGGGAGCTGCACGACGCCGTCATGCGCCGCCTCGGCGAGGAGTCGGGGATCAGCTACGAGGGGCTCAGCCTCGACGGGATGGGCCCGATCAGCGCGCGGCTGTTCGCGACGCTGCCGTCGTACGCGGTCACGCGGTGGAGCGACGAGACGCCGTCTCAGCCGACACTGGTGGAGGCGGACGCGGTCCGCCGGGAGGCCGTCATCGGCGCGGTCGCGGGGCCGGCCGCGGACTGGGGCGACGAGGAACGGCGGATGGCCGCGGCCATGCTCGACGTGCTGTGGAGCGTGCCGTCCTACCAGCGGCTGCTGACGGCCTGGCAGTTCGACGGCGAGCAGGCCACCAGGGCGATCACCTGGGCGATCGGGGAGCTCGCCGACGCGATCCGTGAGGGTCGCCGCCCGCCGCCGCGTGAGCCACCCGCCACCGCCTGA